The Rissa tridactyla isolate bRisTri1 chromosome 12, bRisTri1.patW.cur.20221130, whole genome shotgun sequence DNA window gaccaatgcacttttctgcttgcctcttgtcttaggATGTTAGAACTTGCGCTGGAGGCTTCGGACGAGGCTGCCGGGAGTGTAAAGAcagaggaagacatggaggtcgaggaggtggaggaaatcgaagagatggaggtggatgtggaggaggaggaggcgatggatgtggacccgccatcaggaggacaggcacgtgctccccatgcactgcccgcagggagggagggtctcctgccaccgggatggggctggggctggggctggggctgggctgggtggtccccgctgcagggacacggcgcccgctgccctcctgctggcggcacaacggcccccagcacgctgccctgagcccccctccgctttgggccgggagcggtttcttagggccgggacaggcaagtgtaagcccgagcccaggcggggctcagcgctggcggcagagtcccgctgtccccagcgtgtcccagggctgtggccatcgaatgcccgtcagggcgaagcccgacccgaagcagctgctgccgctgagctggctcgggaagccccagctctgctcggcgaggcgctgctcgttagccaaacggccgtgccgctggcttttcttccaggggcagcagaccagtgggagttcGAGGCAACGTACTGGAGCtacgaagaggaagagatgtatatagttaTTATATTTCTACAGTTGTGTTTCTATAGTGTTTATATGGTTgtatgtatatagttgtatttataGTTGCGTTTTGAAGTTACTggtgtttttgtcagtagttgtaggtagttgtgttgttgttaataaagagttgtgttcctgtttttcacacccaagctctgtgtgcatttctcgggagccgcggcgtttgcagagttgtggttccagtgtgtcggggatggcggggctgggggcggctgggggtggtggcacggccgccccgggggcagggggtccctgtgcacagccgGGGCCccaggtggagggggcagcgcaggctgcgggggggaggctgcggggggctttggggagagggagctggtgcaggggtgcggtggggcccgtgggcgcagggtgtcggggtgcggggagccgtgggtgccggcagagtggcgagggggggcgatgccgtgcgggccgggggtgcgggatgcggggagccgcggggggccggggctgcgggcacggggctgccgccgggcgctcgggagccgcggccccgcccgccccctcattagccgcggctcattagcgcctcattagcggcggccggggagcgctgccggccgtgggggtgcgggcagcggcagcggcggggctggagtcTGATCCCGATCACGATGGCGATGGTGTCGGGCTGGGTCGGCGCCGGGacagggccgtgctgctgctggccctgggggaggctgcccgggcgggggtcgggctgtggggtgcccggggggggctgtggggtgccgggctggggaggggccgctgcctggggtgcggaggcggggggcgatgcggggtcccctctctctggggctgggtcgggtgtccggtgggtgtcggctgccggtgccgagctgtccgagcccccccggctgtccctgccctcaGCAATAGTAGAAGAGCTGCgtaacgagggtggtgttgggtgggtttggggaaAGTTCTGCTTAAAAAGTAAacgagcagaaggggcaaggtggggggaaaGTGGGGGGTCGGTAATAAACTGTTTGCGGGGGTGAATGGAggcagctctgtgtccccagcGGCGAGTTGCGGGGAGGGCAAAGGAGTTgcgaggaactgcagggagcaatGAAGGGAAGcccccggtgccttggctcggaggaaaggtgccagggcaaggcgggggccgagtgcccggtgggtcaggcttcccaagctgctgccgagccccccgcgggctgggacggaaggcatcgccctcagcggtggggtggaggctgcgggacgcgctccttggtgccagccccgctggctggcatgtgtcagggctgaggcgggcggggggcagccgggacgggacggggcggggggtggcggcgggtcGGGCTCTCAGGGAGCCGGGACGAGGAGCCGCTGGGgctgccgaggcaagcggagggtcGCCAGCCCTGCCGCCTACCCCAGCCAAAATGTGGAGCTTTGGTTGTGGCCAGGAGGGGAGAACGCTTCCAcaaaactcttttgctcaaggagaatggaaaactaACTactactcttttcttttttttttttcttttaatttttattgatacTGTGCAcgcattcttctgccagcaaacctgccgAGGGGAGGCTGGccgtgacctgctctttattgccccttctccatgggacaggctggctcgggatgaaaacTCTCTCTGGGAtgaggccccagagatgcagaatccccccccgggtcggtgtcgggagtggggttgctgcccactggcgaaaggagcaggtgagggaggaggagggaagagcttaCTATGGGGAttattcttctgacatatttcacGTTTGTTTACAACACTTTCTGCAATACTGGTCATTCCCACTCCCAGAGCATAAGTCTTAGTATTATCTATTAAAGCCTCCATTCCCCAACCAGTTTCTTCGTGGGCTTTCTCTAAAATGTCTCGCATAAGATTCTCGGGTAATATCACACGCTGATCCCTGGTCATGCACCATCTGTTTTCATCCTTATCAGACGTTAACAACTTTGCTAATTGTTCATCCCCTTCTGTAGACCTGGGAGGCTGACTTAAATGGTGGTATCTTTCAGGCCAGGTCCCGAGGCTTTTCTTTTCTGCGGCTTGCCTAGCAGTCAGATCTGCCTTTTGGTTTCCTGTAAGGATGAAAGTGTTGCCGAATTGATAAGCCTTACAGTGCCTTACAGCAATTTGTTTAGGCAATTTGCACCACTTCTAGTAACTTCTTTATTAAATTTCCACATTTAACTGGTGTTCCTTGAGCAGAGAGGGGATCTCTTTCCTTCCACCGTGCCCCGTGGGCATGTAACACCCCGAAAGCATCTTTCGAGTCAGTCCCTATGTTCGCAATTTTCCCAGCTGCTATTTCCAAAGCTCTGATTAAcgcaattaattctgctttttgtgctgcagTTCCTGGAGGGAGTGCTTCTGCCTCTCTAACTGCTGCTTCCAGGGTTCCAGCATATCCTGCCTTCCTAGTTCCGCTACCAACAAAACTCCTCCCGTCCACAACTAGATTAATTTCTGCTGAGTCTGTAGGATCACCCTTTAAATCAGCTCGGCTAGAATCAACTTGGGCAACTGGTGCCAAACAATCATGTTCTAATTAGGTCTCGCCCGGTAAAGGTAACAAGGTTGCTGGGGTCAGTACCGAAGTCACTTTTAATCCCACCTCATCCCGTTCTAAGAAAACAGCTTGATATTTCATCCCTCGGCCAGGGGCCAGCCAATGCCCCCCCTTTGGCTCTAAAACAGCAGCCACCACATGTGGGACCTGAATGATCAGCTTCTGTCCCAGGGTTAACTTCTGTTCCTCTCCTACGAGCTCTATTACGGTCGCTGCCACCGCCCGCAAACAAGAAAGCCAACCTTTACTTACTAGGTCCAGCTGCTTGGAATAATATCCTACCGGTCGTTTCCAGGATCCGGTCGTTTCCAGGATCCGGTCTTCTGAATCAGTGCTCCCAAAGCAATACGTTGTTTCTCGTAAACAAATAACTGGAaaggtttttccaggtttggGAGTCCGAGAGTCGGGGCAGCCATGAACGCGCGTTTCAATTGAACAAACGATTGTAGATTTCCAGGTCCCTCAATAGCTTCATACGAGGGTTTCCGCGAACAAGCCGAAATTAATGATCCACATCCAGCCATTCCCAAAAAtgctctcagctcctgtttagagCTTGGTTCAGGTATTGGACGGATTGCTTCTTCCCGCTCCATTCCCAGGCTCCCTTCTCCCTGTGTGATCGTAAAACCCAGACAGACAACATTTTGTTGCACCACTCGAGCCTTCTCCTGAGATACTCGATATCCAGctgctcctagaaaattcaagGGATCAACTGTATATTGCACAAAATGGGGTTTTGTCTGTGTCCCCAGAAGAACATCATCCACCTACCGTAACAAGGTCACCGTCACACTTTCCTTCTGCCAGTTCTCTAATTCTTTAGCCAGCTGATTGCCGAAAATCGCGGGACAATCCTTAAATCGTTGCGGTAGTACAGTCCAACAGAATTGTGTTTTCCGTCCCTTAGTGGGACTTTCCCACTCAAAGGCAAACAACTCCTGACTTCCTTCTTCTGGCGGGATACAAAAGAAAGCATCCTTTAAATCCAACGCAGGAAACCATTGTGGTGGACTCCGGCTGTGATGAGCACGAAATCgcttattgcttctcaagcctcggcttttatacccgagctctaaagCTCTCAAACTTTCCGTGCACCTGCtgggcaagtaaacacatatttcggATCACTAACCCGGTCGCCTTAGTCAGCTCCCACCAAGAGAAGCAggcgaagctgttttcttgttccatggtTAGATCGAACCAGTTCCTCTTCGGTCCATCCGTATCGCCATCTGCGTCCCTGTTTCGGTGTGCTCTGCTCGctgtgtccttggccgtacgcaggcctctgctcgtagatctgccgctcccttcccttcctcccgaggccgcagcactcgcagtgtcccgcgtttgctgtcccctgccgcggctgcagcttcctgctgggagaaggggctgcgTATAATCCTCATGTATTTTATAtcggtatcgggatcaatactgggttCTTTAGTGCTATTAATGTCAATTATCCAGTCcgattctattaaatctgtttcaggttcagccctcgggtttcctGGTTTTTCCCGactccccttcccgggtggggaggggtcatcgagtgagagaataattttctgaatgacaatcaattgttgtgggttcttcaaaccgtaACATCCAGCCGGAGGCGCCTACGCCCCTGACAGGCTTTCGGGGTGTTTCTGTTGTCCCCGGCGtcacctctccctttttctcctcgGCACCACGTTTCCCCTTGACCAGGCCGTGCCCGCAAACAGCCCCTCATTTTCGAAGCCTTTGAGCTGCGGCGTTTTGCAGCTTCATTAGATTTCGCTTCTTTTCCTAGTTCTGTTGAGGAGAGAAGATGGCTCGTGCCCTCCCTCTTCCGACTCCCCGCCCGGTCCGGCTTGGAAGTATAAAAGGCGATTCCCCGGAATCTCAGCTGCGTGACCGTGTCAGGCAAGGAAACTATGCGGAAGTGAAGAAGCTTCTGTAAAAAGGTAAAAGCTAAGTTTAGGCAAGTGCCGGCAGAAAAGCTTTACTTTTTCCTGCGTCCTTACATTTGTGGTAAAATAAGTCAGCGTGCTGTTGGTGCAGTTCAGTTTGGGGCGCGAAATATGTTTGCCAACCGTGTTATAATTGGCCGTTTCTGGTAAGTGGCACTAACTATtgcaccccaaaacaaaaagttGTATGAAAATGAGTAAATTGAGACGAAAGCCGAGCTTTTATTCGCAAGGTGCACCGAGGAACCGCCGGAGGCGGCGCAAGGCCTCAGGCGCGCTGGGAGCAAGGCCGCTgcccggggggcggggcctcccgcgggggcggggcctcgcgACTGCGGGGCGAGGAGCGCGCGTGTGATTGGCCGCGCGTGGCGTGAGATGCAAACGAGGGGGCGTGTCCCCGCGGCGCCCCGCGCGGCCGtcccgcgggcgcggagccgttCCGGGGGGCGCGGGccgcgggggcgcggggcgggagcGGATCGGGGGGGTCCGGGGCCGGCGGCAGGTGTGGGGTCGGTGTCGGGTCTCCGTGTGTTGGAGGGCGGTGTCCCGGTGGTGGGCAGATGGAGCGGGGAGCAGAATGGTCCAGGTTTTTCTGTGGGGGAATTGGGTCTTTGAGGCAATACATTCCATGGGAGGTTTGGCTTTTCCACGTGCTGAGCGCTTTGCTCTCAAAAAGGGGCTTCCCGCTGGGCCCGGGTTCAAGGTAAAGTCCCGTGCGAGGCAGGTATCTGCTGTTGCTTCGGTACGGAGCaggtgctgccccttcccttcccgctCTCGGGTGTCCTGATAACTCCTCTGGTTGTGCCCCAGGGCAAAGCGCCTGGTTTACATCAGGTTTTCCTCAAAGAGCCGCCCTCCCTGTCTGCTACCCAGCATGTCTACGAAGCTTGGCTGAAACTTTAGCATCATTAGCAGCCCCTCAGTGCTGTGTGAAAGACGCCTGTAGGCCAACACTGGGGAAGGGTCCATCTGGAATCCAGCCCTGGCGTGGAGAGCCTGCACCCGGACATTCGGGAGACTGTGCCGCGGGGAGAGGAGGCCTGCGCTAGTCCCGAGCATTTGAGACGTCTGCTCAGGTCTAGCTGTCAGTAGTCCAAACCCTCTGCCCATGAGTTATGCTGCGGCTGGTGGAGGGGACGTAGAGAGGAATATGCTGTTGCAAAGGGAGCTTGCTCGTCTTTGAGCCAGCTGAACCCTCACGCTGAGGGTTTGCATGGTGAACCAAAGCTGCAGCTTCCAGCAAGGAGCAAGTCCCAGCTGAAGAGGAAAAGTCTCGACTCTTGCAATTGATCTTACCCAGCACcaaggccctttctgctcctctccccgccccgccagcaaggaggctgggggtgcacaagaagttgggaggggacacagccaggagagctgaccccaactcaccAAAGGCACAGCCCACACCATACGACGTCGTGCTCAGCactataaagctgggggaagaaggaggaagggggggacgcaCAGGGTGACGGCCTTCGTCTTCCCGAGTATCCGTTACGTggggtggagccctgctttcctggagacggccgGACGcccgcctgcccatgggaagcagtggatgaattccttgtgttgcttctgctttgccgATCAAACTgtttttgtctcaacccacaagttttctcccTTTGACCCTTGCTGTTCTCTCCCCCAAGCTTAGAGagatgggggtgttcagcctggagaagggaaggctccgggaagaccctagagccccttccagtccctaaaggggctccaggagagatggggagggactcttgatcagggaggggaaccataggacgagggggaacggtttgaaactggaagaggggagatttagatgagatatcgggaagaaattctgtgctgtgagggtggtgaggccctggcccaggttgcccagagaagtggtggaggccccatccccggagatattcaaggccaggctggatgaggctctgagcaacctgatggagttcaagatgtccctgctcactgcagggggcttggactagatggcctttaaaggtcccttccaacccaacacattccgtgattctgtgattgcagacTCCACGTAGAACTGCTTATCATGGCAGGACTCTGCCCAATGCATTGTTCCTTAATTCTTGGCTTTTTATAACCAAGCACAAAGGTGTTTAATTCACCTCGAGGGGTACCGTAAAAATTCCCCAATAGCAGGAACCAGAGCCCGGCCTGCCCGCAAAACCTCTCACGTCTTTGGTCTAACGCTGCCCATCTGCAGAGAGAAAGTAACCCCAGCTGCAGGTAGCCCACAGCAGGCACCTCGAGgggtggccacagccctgggacacacgGAACGAGGGACATGCTGTGCAGAAATTCTTGAGCTCCAACTTCTGGAAGGCCTTGCCACATGAACTGCTCTGTGTTGCAGGCTGTGGGCAGCGGCTCAAGCTAGGGCCTCACCTCCCTCCGtctttctctccatcccagcctggtTCCCAGGACAGTTCCAGCCCTTCAGGACCACCAGCGCTCACCCCACGCCTCCACAGCCGGCCCCTCTCTCCCAGGCGTCCTTCTCTCCCGGCTGGCCAAACCAGagctccctcctgtcccctgccagACGGCCAGCGCAGAGAGGGAAGCGCTGGCTGCAAGCAGCTGGATCTGCTCCTGAGCAGCTCGGCTGCCGCTGTGAGCAGCCAGCCCCTCGGACCCTCTGTGCAGCCACGTCAGCACCAGAAAATACCAGCGGCCAAAGAGGGAAGAGCTCTAAAACGGAAAAGGGGGTAAAGCTGAGCCAAAACCCAGCATCTGTGGTGCGGCAGCTCCTTGCAGTTCCTGCCGGTTGGCGAGGATGCCTGCTTTGCTTCCCCGAATCACAGaggagctgaggtgggaaggggccgGTGGAGATGACCTCTCCAAGCTGGGCCAGCAAGAGCGGGTGGACACAGGTCTGTCCAAACGGGCCTGCAGGCAGGTCCCCCCAGGCCGGTGCGCAGCAGCCGGGCGGTGGCATGGCAGCACAGTGATACAACAGGATGACGGCGCGGCGACGCAGTGAGTCACAATGCGGCAACGCGACGACGCAACAATGCGCGAGTGCTCTATATAGCCGCTGGCTGGGGACTGGCGGGGGTGACTACAGCTGGGTGCCTCTGTAGCGAGAGGTGCCAGCGCAAGGTCACAGTTCCAGGAGAAGTCTTggaaggagccatggagcacggtctcactgctggcgtccgAAAGGCAGACGCGCTGGCGAGAGCACtgcaaatgaggagagatgtgagcagtgggccgatggagagggctcagcctggGAGCCTGGGACACGGGGGTTGCTCCGGGGCCTCGGCACGTGCCCTTTTTGCAAGCGCCGTGCGGGAGGCTTCCTGAGCTAGCGCCTGAGTGTCTCTGTCTTCCTAGCTCGGGCACATAAGACAGCACCTGGGAGAAGGCTCCATTGTGCTGAGGgaccctgagctgctggtggacctcccgctcggggtgAAGATCCCTGTGGTGCGCGGCTCCAAGCCTGTCTACTGCcgagcaaagctgggggaaaaggtaaggGCAGTAGgaaggggtagaaaagctctcccctTTTACGGGGTCCCCGTCCTTCGGAGAAGTCCTTGTGGCCACCTGCGCtacggcgggggctgcagcccttcagtCGGACAGGGCTTGGGAGTCGAGGGAAGCTCCTGGCGCCGTGGTGCCGAGAGAAAGGAGGACGTGCCCATAGCAGAGCTGCACGCTGCCTAGAGCCGGATGGAGAAGAGCGTTGGTGTCAGGCCTTCAAACTCCCTTTGCCTTTCCACAAGGACAGCTTGGCACCTCTGGGGAGCACAAGCCCACTGGTGCCATCAGAGTGAATTGCCAGAGGAGAAGACGTGGCTGTAGGCAACATTTCAGCTGAGCTCCTCACAGGTGCAGCAGTGGGTGCAGCTCTTGCATTCCTACAGCCAGAGGGGATAGCCACCAGACAGGAGGATGTAGGCACAGGGTTTCTCCTCCGTTGGAGGGTCTCCGAAGTAGAGAGATCTTTCCTCGGGGTGGGAAGTAAGCCAGGAATTAGGCTATACCTCGCAGGTTTGGAAATGCCACCCTGTGTGCGTGAGGAGCTCGGGAGTGCGTTCCTCCCTGCCGCTCTCTCCTGGCCCGTTCATACTCTGGAACATTGTTCTTACAGCTTCAACGGCCCTCAGGCTTTTACGACCTGGGAGATCCCCACTGTCGCCTGCTGCGCACGGAGTACAACAGCCTGCACGACCCGTATCTGCAGGACTATCACAACCGCAAAAACAACTTCCAGAGGCTGCGGAGGCAGGGCCTGGTCACCCGTGATGGCAGAGTAGGTTTGGACGTCATGGGGCCGATAGAAGaggttccctgggagcagggatgcccctcctgcagaggagcagctcccctcggctgggctggggctgtttcggggaaggcagtctgctggcttgactgttcttgggggtttctcccctcctctctccataggTGGTCTGCACTCTGAAGGAGTTCAACGAGTACAGGCAGTACCTGACCACGCTCAAGCTGCGCGCCGAGCAGATGTCCAGGCAAGAAGAGGTAGGCAAAGCCGAGCGTTGGTGGGCACCGGTCAGCGGCacggtgccgagggctggggcttcacttgctgcctgctggggaggcggtcggtgcagaagaggggagggctgtgctggggggccaggcggtgtggcggggaaaggactatggggctcggagctgagcctgcgcagggtgctggggtgggcacgggcaggaaggcgacgtgcagccacgcagagtgccgagggaagcccttctcttctgccctcgtcgcacggctgaagcggagccctggcctgcgcgagcgcttgtccaggcaacagcgagccacaacctggtgtctcctcctcaggaaaggcttcggcaacacatgaccaagttgaaggatgcccccaaacgaccgggagccatcaacacgtcttgcctgggcgagcggctgctgcagcctcgaagaccagcttgcccacccccacccaagagctccctgaaatcagggcgacgcagaagagcgaaagcagatctggaggaaggccacaccttctcccaatacgagtggagacgggaaggtgccaagctggccgggagggtcagtagcgatgctgactctgaggcacctttagccagcactttgagtgtgaggaccaggtcacgttgcacggtcgactctgcgtcggagcggttctgtcaatgtgggcctgccctgtcccccgaactgagttttggaaggcgtgtcacaaaaccacgcgcaccacgagagggaaagccgtgctgtcccgctaaggacgccctcccctccatgggcgcgcagtggtcccgacagcccgtccctccagcaggtcccaagccccctgcccagacaggagcccggcgcagatcactgcgtgtaaagcctgtcggaggcgagccccagccgcccgcctcagaaaggagggggttcgcgggaaggcttgtggcccatgacctgaggaggtgtgcggcaagcgaggtgtagagcccctgggcagcagacacagacctcacccgcttgcgttgcaataaagagtttactcccacgtctttgcttgtgccttccttccttccggccaggccatactgcgtctgtctgggcatcttccctgcaatgttttccctcctcttcctccttcccacagcctgggacaggcaaagacccagcttttgtctcctttgggaagctttgtggccgggctatcggaggggctgctccagctctgttgagccggggttctggcggtccttgtgtcgagatcctttctccagggcaCCGAGTAGGGGGGAACGCTTCTcccttgtacctttgctgctcctcttccacCTGAAGCAGGCCTTTCTCCAGGGCTTCTGTGGCTTCTTCCCACCTGCCTGcgaggcagccctgcagaagaAAGCGAATGTTTAGTCCAGTTCTTCCAGCTGAAGCCCGGcaatgctctcctacgctcctACCCTTCgtttcctagctctgctttagccgtgaagcagaacaaaaagcacagagccagcatTCTTGCCTTCCAAAACGCTGTGTTTCACCCCATTCTATTTCACAGACAGCCCTGAAACAGAACAgggagcaaagccctctcctgagAGCCGGGACAAAACGTTCCCCGCCAATAAAGCACTCCTGCCCCGAACTCCaatcctgcatttctgggactgctggctgctctgagagcgGCAACTGGGCAGAACACGGGCGGGCAAACTCGCAGCGCTTCTTGAAACCCTCCGGGAGCACaatcttgctttcccctgccatggctcggggagctttttcgctcccgaacgctacggccgctctcttcagttcgcgccctgcgcactcaccgctcctgcttccagctgctgctccagctctcggcagcgggtccggtactgcaggacctgggcgcagacacggcatgaagatgagcgagtgcagccggggacggacccggctcctccggcaccggcttttctctcgctctctgcagcccgagctcagcccgcgccacggcgctgccgctccgacaccgagtcccttcgggaccgggaagcttcgcttcccccgagcccggccaagccccggcgagcggctcgggggtgaccgcggacgggacgggacgggacgggacgggacggggcggctcccggggcctccctccctccctccctcccccgagctcggcgccgtcccgcccgcggcagcgcagggcagggcccgggcaggaccccgccggggccgcgccttcgccccccgagggctccgccgccgagtcccgtccgcggacggcgcgggcaccccggcccggcctcggggagctccccccgggcaggcgcccccgctcctcaccttcgcctgcagcttccgcaccagcaccgcttgccggtgccgcgcctcctgcgagctctgcagccggcgctgcagggaggccgggcccggcgccgccatgcccccgctcgccggccgggctccgccgcctgacgggcgccgccgggagccgcggggcgggagggacgggctcgctcggggccgctctgcggcggcgctttcctgcgggctgcggggctgccgcgggggaagaggccgctccggccgcggttcgctccggccggctccgctcggagaccgttaccggccccggccgacgctgggggcgggagcggggggaaacggtccccgcgagccgcgtgtcggggggggcccgcgacggcgggcgagagccggggccgcggggacgggccgtcgcccggggaaggcggcggcagcgccggagcctc harbors:
- the LOC128916746 gene encoding fibrous sheath-interacting protein 2-like translates to MEHGLTAGVRKADALARALQMRRDLGHIRQHLGEGSIVLRDPELLVDLPLGVKIPVVRGSKPVYCRAKLGEKLQRPSGFYDLGDPHCRLLRTEYNSLHDPYLQDYHNRKNNFQRLRRQGLVTRDGRVVCTLKEFNEYRQYLTTLKLRAEQMSRQEEGTE